Proteins encoded by one window of Arabidopsis thaliana chromosome 2, partial sequence:
- a CDS encoding Pectin lyase-like superfamily protein (Pectin lyase-like superfamily protein; FUNCTIONS IN: polygalacturonase activity; INVOLVED IN: carbohydrate metabolic process; LOCATED IN: endomembrane system; CONTAINS InterPro DOMAIN/s: Pectin lyase fold/virulence factor (InterPro:IPR011050), Pectin lyase fold (InterPro:IPR012334), Glycoside hydrolase, family 28 (InterPro:IPR000743), Parallel beta-helix repeat (InterPro:IPR006626); BEST Arabidopsis thaliana protein match is: Pectin lyase-like superfamily protein (TAIR:AT2G15470.1); Has 4086 Blast hits to 4067 proteins in 480 species: Archae - 6; Bacteria - 1203; Metazoa - 14; Fungi - 1259; Plants - 1481; Viruses - 0; Other Eukaryotes - 123 (source: NCBI BLink).) yields the protein MACISFAFKALCFCLFFIVVASRSTVRPKVFNVQRHGAKPDGKTDNANAFTSIWSRACKRISGSSKIYVPKGTFYLGGVEFVGPCKNPIEFIIDGTLLAPANPSDIKQDTWINFRYINNLSISGSGTLDGQGKQSWPHNDCHTNPNCPKLAMTMGFAFVNNSNIKDITSLNSKMGHFNFFSVHHFNITGVTITAPGDSPNTDGIKMGSCSNIQISDTNIGTGDDCIAILSGTTNLNISNVNCGPGHGISVGSLGKSKDEKDVKDLIVRDVIFNGTSDGIRIKTWESSASKILVSNFVYENIQMIDVGKPINIDQKYCPHPPCEHERKGESHVQIQNLKLKNIYGTSKNKVAVNLQCSKIFPCKNVELIDINIKQNGVKDGSSTSVCENVDGFARGKMFPRIV from the exons atgGCATGCATTTCCTTTGCGTTTAAGGCTTTGTGCTTCTGTCtctttttcattgttgttgCAAGTCGCTCCACCGTCAGACCAAAAGTTTTCAACGTCCAACGCCATGGTGCTAAACCAGACGGAAAAACTGATAACGCCAAT GCATTCACGAGTATATGGAGCCGTGCTTGCAAAAGGATAAGTGGAAGTAGTAAAATCTATGTACCAAAAGGAACATTTTACCTCGGTGGTGTAGAGTTTGTGGGTCCATGCAAAAATCCTATTGAATTCATCATCGATGGAACTTTATTAGCTCCTGCAAATCCAAGCGACATTAAGCAAGACACGTGGATCAACTTTAGGTACATCAACAATCTTTCTATCTCTGGTTCTGGTACACTTGACGGCCAAGGAAAACAGTCTTGGCCACACAATGACTGCCACACAAACCCCAATTGTCCTAAACTAGCTATG ACTATGGGATTTGCATTCGTGAACAACTCAAATATCAAAGACATAACATCTCTCAATAGCAAAATGGGAcatttcaacttcttctccgTCCATCACTTTAACATTACCGGTGTCACTATAACAGCTCCCGGCGATAGTCCCAACACCGACGGTATCAAGATGGGTTCATGTAGTAACATTCAAATCTCTGACACAAACATCGGTACAGGAGACGATTGTATTGCAATTCTCTCTGGAACCACTAACCTCAATATCTCTAACGTCAATTGTGGTCCTGGACATGGGATTAGTGTTGGAAGTTTAGGAAAAAGCAAAGATGAGAAAGACGTGAAGGACTTAATAGTAAGAGACGTCATTTTCAACGGTACAAGCGATGGTATTCGGATCAAAACTTGGGAATCTTCAGCTTCGAAGATCCTCGTTTCGAACTTCGTGTACGAGAATATTCAGATGATTGATGTTGGAAAACCAATCAACATTGATCAGAAGTATTGTCCTCACCCACCTTGTGAACATGAAAGAAAG GGAGAGTCTCAcgttcaaatccaaaacctcAAGTTAAAGAACATATATGGAACATCGAAGAACAAAGTAGCAGTGAATCTGCAATGTAGCAAAATCTTTCCATGCAAAAATGTGGAGCTAATTgacattaatataaaacagaaTGGAGTCAAAGATGGTTCTTCCACTTCGGTGTGCGAGAATGTTGATGGTTTTGCTCGCGGTAAAATGTTTCCTCGAATTGTCTAA
- the UGT73B5 gene encoding UDP-glucosyl transferase 73B5 (UDP-glucosyl transferase 73B5 (UGT73B5); FUNCTIONS IN: quercetin 3-O-glucosyltransferase activity, UDP-glycosyltransferase activity, UDP-glucosyltransferase activity, transferase activity, transferring glycosyl groups; INVOLVED IN: response to other organism; LOCATED IN: endomembrane system; EXPRESSED IN: 9 plant structures; EXPRESSED DURING: L mature pollen stage, M germinated pollen stage, LP.04 four leaves visible, 4 anthesis, petal differentiation and expansion stage; CONTAINS InterPro DOMAIN/s: UDP-glucuronosyl/UDP-glucosyltransferase (InterPro:IPR002213); BEST Arabidopsis thaliana protein match is: UDP-glycosyltransferase 73B4 (TAIR:AT2G15490.3); Has 6808 Blast hits to 6730 proteins in 439 species: Archae - 0; Bacteria - 297; Metazoa - 1215; Fungi - 23; Plants - 5119; Viruses - 118; Other Eukaryotes - 36 (source: NCBI BLink).) gives MNREVSERIHILFFPFMAQGHMIPILDMAKLFSRRGAKSTLLTTPINAKIFEKPIEAFKNQNPDLEIGIKIFNFPCVELGLPEGCENADFINSYQKSDSGDLFLKFLFSTKYMKQQLESFIETTKPSALVADMFFPWATESAEKLGVPRLVFHGTSFFSLCCSYNMRIHKPHKKVATSSTPFVIPGLPGDIVITEDQANVAKEETPMGKFMKEVRESETNSFGVLVNSFYELESAYADFYRSFVAKRAWHIGPLSLSNRELGEKARRGKKANIDEQECLKWLDSKTPGSVVYLSFGSGTNFTNDQLLEIAFGLEGSGQSFIWVVRKNENQGDNEEWLPEGFKERTTGKGLIIPGWAPQVLILDHKAIGGFVTHCGWNSAIEGIAAGLPMVTWPMGAEQFYNEKLLTKVLRIGVNVGATELVKKGKLISRAQVEKAVREVIGGEKAEERRLWAKKLGEMAKAAVEEGGSSYNDVNKFMEELNGRK, from the exons ATGAACAGAGAAGTCTCTGAGAGAAttcatattttgttcttcCCCTTCATGGCTCAAGGCCACATGATTCCAATTTTGGACATGGCCAAGCTTTTCTCGAGGAGAGGAGCCAAGTCAACCCTTCTCACAACCCCAATCAACGCTAAGATCTTCGAGAAACCTATTGAAgcattcaaaaatcaaaaccctgaTCTCGAAATCGGAATCAAGATCTTCAATTTCCCTTGTGTAGAGCTTGGATTGCCTGAAGGATGCGAGAACGCTGACTTTATCAACTCATACCAAAAATCTGACTCAGGTGACTTGTTCTTGAAGTTTCTTTTCTCTACCAAGTATATGAAACAACAGTTGGAGAGTTTCATTGAAACAACCAAACCAAGTGCTCTTGTTGCCGATATGTTCTTCCCTTGGGCGACAGAATCTGCTGAGAAGCTCGGTGTACCAAGACTTGTGTTCCACGGtacatctttcttttctttgtgttgttcGTATAACATGAGGATTCATAAGCCACACAAGAAAGTCGCTACGAGTTCTACTCCTTTTGTAATCCCTGGTCTCCCAGGAGACATAGTTATTACAGAAGACCAAGCCAATGTTGCCAAAGAAGAAACGCCAATGGGAAAGTTTATGAAAGAGGTTAGGGAATCAGAGACCAATAGCTTTGGTGTATTGGTTAATAGCTTCTACGAGCTGGAATCAGCTTATGCTGATTTTTATCGTAGTTTTGTGGCGAAAAGAGCTTGGCATATCGGTCCGCTTTCGCTATCTAACAGAGAGTTAGGAGAGAAAGCCAGAAGAGGGAAAAAGGCTAACATTGATGAGCAAGAATGCCTAAAATGGCTGGACTCTAAGACACCTGGTTCAGTAGTTTACTTGTCCTTTGGGAGCGGAACTAATTTCACCAACGACCAGCTGTTAGAGATCGCTTTTGGTCTTGAAGGTTCTGGACAAAGTTTCATCTGGGTGGTtaggaaaaatgaaaaccaag GTGACAATGAAGAGTGGTTGCCTGAAGGGTTTAAAGAGAGGACAACAGGGAAAGGGCTAATAATACCTGGATGGGCGCCGCAAGTGCTGATACTTGACCATAAAGCAATTGGAGGATTTGTGACTCATTGCGGATGGAACTCGGCTATAGAGGGCATTGCCGCGGGGCTGCCTATGGTAACATGGCCAATGGGGGCAGAACAGTTCTACAATGAGAAGCTATTGACAAAAGTGTTGAGAATAGGAGTGAACGTTGGAGCTACCGAGTTggtgaaaaaaggaaagttgATTAGTAGAGCACAAGTGGAGAAGGCAGTAAGGGAAGTGATTGGTGGTGAGAAGGCAGAGGAAAGGCGGCTATGGGCTAAGAAGCTGGGCGAGATGGCTAAAGCCGCTGTGGAAGAAGGAGGGTCCTCTTATAATGATGTGAACAAGTTTATGGAAGAGCTGAATGGTAGAaagtag
- a CDS encoding Pectin lyase-like superfamily protein (Pectin lyase-like superfamily protein; FUNCTIONS IN: polygalacturonase activity; INVOLVED IN: carbohydrate metabolic process; LOCATED IN: endomembrane system; CONTAINS InterPro DOMAIN/s: Pectin lyase fold/virulence factor (InterPro:IPR011050), Pectin lyase fold (InterPro:IPR012334), Glycoside hydrolase, family 28 (InterPro:IPR000743), Parallel beta-helix repeat (InterPro:IPR006626); BEST Arabidopsis thaliana protein match is: Pectin lyase-like superfamily protein (TAIR:AT2G15470.1); Has 4122 Blast hits to 4106 proteins in 500 species: Archae - 6; Bacteria - 1250; Metazoa - 14; Fungi - 1257; Plants - 1476; Viruses - 0; Other Eukaryotes - 119 (source: NCBI BLink).), whose protein sequence is MTCISFAFNALCFCLFFIVVASRSTVRPKVFNVQRHGAKPDGKTDNANAFTSIWSRACKRISGSSKIYVPKGTFYLGGVEFVGPCKNPIEFIIDGTLLAPANPSDIKQDTWINFRYINNLSISGSGTLDGQGKQSWPHNDCHTNPNCPKLAMTMGFAFVNNSNIKDITSLNSKMGHFNFFSVHHFNITGVTITAPGDSPNTDGIKMGSCSNIQISDTNIGTGDDCIAILSGTTNLNISNVNCGPGHGISVGSLGKNKDEKDVKDLIVRDVIFNGTSDGIRIKNWESSASKILVSNFVYENIQMIDVGKPINIDQKYCPHPPCEHERKGESHVQIQNLKLKNIYGTSKNKVAVNLQCSKIFPCKNVELIDINIKQNGVKDGSSTSVCENVDGFARGKMFPPHCLN, encoded by the exons atgACATGCATTTCCTTTGCGTTTAATGCTTTGTGCTTCTGTCtctttttcattgttgttgCAAGTCGCTCCACCGTCAGACCAAAAGTTTTCAACGTCCAACGCCATGGTGCTAAACCAGACGGAAAAACTGATAACGCCAAT GCATTCACGAGTATATGGAGCCGTGCTTGCAAAAGGATAAGTGGAAGTAGTAAAATCTATGTACCAAAAGGAACATTTTACCTCGGTGGTGTAGAGTTTGTAGGTCCATGCAAAAATCCTATTGAATTCATCATCGATGGAACTTTATTAGCTCCTGCAAATCCAAGCGACATTAAGCAAGACACGTGGATCAACTTTAGGTACATCAACAATCTTTCTATCTCTGGTTCTGGTACACTTGACGGCCAAGGAAAACAGTCTTGGCCACACAATGACTGCCACACAAACCCCAATTGTCCTAAACTAGCTATG ACTATGGGATTTGCATTCGTGAACAACTCAAATATCAAAGACATAACATCTCTGAATAGCAAAATGGGACATTTTAACTTCTTCTCCGTCCATCACTTTAACATTACCGGTGTCACTATAACAGCTCCCGGCGATAGTCCCAACACCGACGGTATCAAGATGGGTTCATGTAGTAACATTCAAATCTCTGACACAAACATCGGTACAGGAGACGATTGTATTGCAATTCTCTCTGGAACCACTAACCTCAATATCTCTAACGTCAATTGTGGTCCTGGACATGGGATTAGTGTTGGAAGTttaggaaaaaacaaagatgagaaAGACGTGAAGGACTTAATAGTAAGAGACGTCATTTTCAACGGTACAAGCGATGGTATTCGGATCAAAAATTGGGAATCTTCAGCTTCGAAGATCCTCGTTTCGAACTTCGTGTACGAGAATATTCAGATGATTGATGTTGGAAAACCAATCAACATTGATCAGAAGTATTGTCCTCACCCACCTTGTGAACATGAAAGAAAG GGAGAGTCTCAcgttcaaatccaaaacctcAAGTTAAAGAACATATATGGAACATCGAAGAACAAAGTAGCAGTGAATCTGCAATGTAGCAAAATCTTTCCATGCAAAAATGTGGAGCTAATTgacattaatataaaacagaaTGGAGTCAAAGATGGTTCTTCCACTTCGGTGTGCGAGAATGTTGATGGTTTTGCTCGCGGTAAAATGTTTCCTCCACATTGTCTAAATTAA
- a CDS encoding Pectin lyase-like superfamily protein (Pectin lyase-like superfamily protein; FUNCTIONS IN: polygalacturonase activity; INVOLVED IN: carbohydrate metabolic process; LOCATED IN: endomembrane system; CONTAINS InterPro DOMAIN/s: Pectin lyase fold/virulence factor (InterPro:IPR011050), Pectin lyase fold (InterPro:IPR012334), Parallel beta-helix repeat (InterPro:IPR006626), Glycoside hydrolase, family 28 (InterPro:IPR000743); BEST Arabidopsis thaliana protein match is: Pectin lyase-like superfamily protein (TAIR:AT2G15450.1); Has 30201 Blast hits to 17322 proteins in 780 species: Archae - 12; Bacteria - 1396; Metazoa - 17338; Fungi - 3422; Plants - 5037; Viruses - 0; Other Eukaryotes - 2996 (source: NCBI BLink).) — protein sequence MACISFAFKALCFCLFFIVVASRSTVRPKVFNVQRHGAKPDGKTDNANAFTSIWSRACKRISGSSKIYVPKGTFYLGGVEFVGLCKNPIEFIIDGTLLAPANPSDIKQDTWINFRYINNLSISGSGTLDGQGKQSWPHNDCHTNPNCPKLAMTMGFAFVNNSNIKDITSLNSKMGHFNFFSVHHFNITGVTITAPGDSPNTDGIKMGSCSNIQISDTNIGTGDDCIAILSGTTNLNISNVNCGPGHGISVGSLGKNKDEKDAKDLIVRDVIFNGTSDGIRIKTWESSASKILVSNFVYENIQMIDVGKPINIDQKYCPHPPCEHERKGESHVQIQNLKLKNIYGTSKNKVAMNLQCSKIFPCKNVELIDINIKQNGVKDGSSTSVCENVDGFARGKMFPQHCLN from the exons atgGCATGCATTTCCTTTGCGTTTAAGGCTTTGTGCTTCTGTCtctttttcattgttgttgCAAGTCGCTCCACCGTCAGACCAAAAGTTTTCAACGTCCAACGCCATGGTGCTAAACCAGACGGAAAAACTGATAACGCCAAT GCATTCACGAGTATATGGAGCCGTGCTTGCAAAAGGATAAGTGGAAGTAGTAAAATTTATGTACCAAAAGGAACATTTTACCTCGGTGGTGTAGAGTTTGTGGGTCTATGCAAAAATCCTATTGAATTCATCATCGATGGAACTTTATTAGCTCCTGCAAATCCAAGCGACATTAAGCAAGACACGTGGATCAACTTTAGGTACATCAACAATCTTTCTATCTCTGGTTCTGGTACACTTGACGGCCAAGGAAAACAGTCTTGGCCACACAATGACTGCCACACAAACCCCAATTGTCCTAAACTAGCTATG ACTATGGGATTTGCATTCGTGAACAACTCAAATATCAAAGACATAACATCTCTCAATAGCAAAATGGGAcatttcaacttcttctccgTCCATCACTTTAACATTACCGGTGTCACTATAACAGCTCCCGGCGATAGTCCCAACACCGACGGTATCAAGATGGGTTCATGTAGTAACATTCAAATCTCTGACACAAACATCGGTACAGGAGACGATTGTATTGCAATTCTCTCTGGAACCACTAACCTCAATATCTCTAACGTCAATTGTGGTCCTGGACATGGGATTAGTGTTGGAAGTttaggaaaaaacaaagatgagaaAGACGCGAAGGACTTAATAGTAAGAGACGTCATTTTCAACGGTACAAGCGATGGTATTCGGATCAAAACTTGGGAATCTTCAGCTTCGAAGATCCTCGTTTCGAACTTCGTGTACGAGAATATTCAGATGATTGATGTTGGAAAACCAATCAACATTGATCAGAAGTATTGTCCTCACCCACCTTGTGAACATGAAAGAAAG GGAGAGTCTCAcgttcaaatccaaaacctcAAGTTAAAGAACATATATGGAACATCGAAGAACAAAGTAGCAATGAATCTGCAATGTAGCAAAATCTTTCCATGCAAAAATGTGGAGCTAATTgacattaatataaaacagaaTGGAGTCAAAGATGGTTCTTCCACTTCGGTGTGCGAGAATGTTGATGGTTTTGCTCGCGGTAAAATGTTTCCTCAACATTGTCTAAATTAA
- the UGT73B5 gene encoding UDP-glucosyl transferase 73B5 (UDP-glucosyl transferase 73B5 (UGT73B5); FUNCTIONS IN: quercetin 3-O-glucosyltransferase activity, UDP-glycosyltransferase activity, UDP-glucosyltransferase activity, transferase activity, transferring glycosyl groups; INVOLVED IN: response to other organism; LOCATED IN: endomembrane system; EXPRESSED IN: 9 plant structures; EXPRESSED DURING: L mature pollen stage, M germinated pollen stage, LP.04 four leaves visible, 4 anthesis, petal differentiation and expansion stage; CONTAINS InterPro DOMAIN/s: UDP-glucuronosyl/UDP-glucosyltransferase (InterPro:IPR002213); BEST Arabidopsis thaliana protein match is: UDP-glycosyltransferase 73B4 (TAIR:AT2G15490.3).) has protein sequence MNREVSERIHILFFPFMAQGHMIPILDMAKLFSRRGAKSTLLTTPINAKIFEKPIEAFKNQNPDLEIGIKIFNFPCVELGLPEGCENADFINSYQKSDSGDLFLKFLFSTKYMKQQLESFIETTKPSALVADMFFPWATESAEKLGVPRLVFHGTSFFSLCCSYNMRIHKPHKKVATSSTPFVIPGLPGDIVITEDQANVAKEETPMGKFMKEVRESETNSFGVLVNSFYELESAYADFYRSFVAKRAWHIGPLSLSNRELGEKARRGKKANIDEQECLKWLDSKTPGSVVYLSFGSGTNFTNDQLLEIAFGLEGSGQSFIWVVRKNENQGDNEEWLPEGFKERTTGKGLIIPGWAPQVLILDHKAIGGFVTHCGWNSAIEGIAAGLPMVTWPMGAEQFYNEKLLTKVLRIGVNVGATELVKKGKLISRAQVEKAVREVIGGEKAVREVIGGEKAEERRLRAKELGEMAKAAVEEGGSSYNDVNKFMEELNGRK, from the exons ATGAACAGAGAAGTCTCTGAGAGAAttcatattttgttcttcCCCTTCATGGCTCAAGGCCACATGATTCCAATTTTGGACATGGCCAAGCTTTTCTCGAGGAGAGGAGCCAAGTCAACCCTTCTCACAACCCCAATCAACGCTAAGATCTTCGAGAAACCTATTGAAgcattcaaaaatcaaaaccctgaTCTCGAAATCGGAATCAAGATCTTCAATTTCCCTTGTGTAGAGCTTGGATTGCCTGAAGGATGCGAGAACGCTGACTTTATCAACTCATACCAAAAATCTGACTCAGGTGACTTGTTCTTGAAGTTTCTTTTCTCTACCAAGTATATGAAACAACAGTTGGAGAGTTTCATTGAAACAACCAAACCAAGTGCTCTTGTTGCCGATATGTTCTTCCCTTGGGCGACAGAATCTGCTGAGAAGCTCGGTGTACCAAGACTTGTGTTCCACGGtacatctttcttttctttgtgttgttcGTATAACATGAGGATTCATAAGCCACACAAGAAAGTCGCTACGAGTTCTACTCCTTTTGTAATCCCTGGTCTCCCAGGAGACATAGTTATTACAGAAGACCAAGCCAATGTTGCCAAAGAAGAAACGCCAATGGGAAAGTTTATGAAAGAGGTTAGGGAATCAGAGACCAATAGCTTTGGTGTATTGGTTAATAGCTTCTACGAGCTGGAATCAGCTTATGCTGATTTTTATCGTAGTTTTGTGGCGAAAAGAGCTTGGCATATCGGTCCGCTTTCGCTATCTAACAGAGAGTTAGGAGAGAAAGCCAGAAGAGGGAAAAAGGCTAACATTGATGAGCAAGAATGCCTAAAATGGCTGGACTCTAAGACACCTGGTTCAGTAGTTTACTTGTCCTTTGGGAGCGGAACTAATTTCACCAACGACCAGCTGTTAGAGATCGCTTTTGGTCTTGAAGGTTCTGGACAAAGTTTCATCTGGGTGGTtaggaaaaatgaaaaccaag GTGACAATGAAGAGTGGTTGCCTGAAGGGTTTAAAGAGAGGACAACAGGGAAAGGGCTAATAATACCTGGATGGGCGCCGCAAGTGCTGATACTTGACCATAAAGCAATTGGAGGATTTGTGACTCATTGCGGATGGAACTCGGCTATAGAGGGCATTGCCGCGGGGCTGCCTATGGTAACATGGCCAATGGGGGCAGAACAGTTCTACAATGAGAAGCTATTGACAAAAGTGTTGAGAATAGGAGTGAACGTTGGAGCTACCGAGTTggtgaaaaaaggaaagttgATTAGTAGAGCACAAGTGGAGAAGGCAGTAAGGGAAGTGATTGGTGGTGAGAAG GCAGTAAGGGAAGTGATTGGTGGTGAGAAGGCAGAGGAAAGGCGGCTAAGGGCTAAGGAGCTGGGCGAGATGGCTAAAGCCGCTGTGGAAGAAGGAGGGTCTTCTTATAATGATGTGAACAAGTTTATGGAAGAGCTGAATGGTAGAAAGTAG